In a single window of the Cryptococcus tetragattii IND107 chromosome 1, whole genome shotgun sequence genome:
- a CDS encoding 40S ribosomal protein eS6, translating to MKVNFSNPATGAQKLIDFEDERKTRVFMEKRMGQEVAIDSLGEEFAGYVVRITGGNDKQGFPMKQGVLLQHRTRLLLSDGHSCYRARRDGERKRKSVRGCIVGNDIGVLAVAIVKQGANELPGLTDVVLPKRLGPKRATKIRKFFNLSKEDDVTKFVVRREVTKKNGKTTTKAPKIQRLVTPLRLQRKRHLRSLKKRRTEAQKETVAEYNAAVAKHAEEKKVHNAAVKAAKKARRSA from the exons ATGAAGGTCAACTTTTCCAACCCCGCCACCGGCGCCCAGAAGCTCATCGACTTCGAGGATGAGCGCAAGAC CCGAGTCTtcatggagaagaggatgggcCAGGAGGTCGCTATTGACTCTCTCGGAGAGGAGTTCGCCGGCTACGTCGTCCGTATCACTGGCGGTAACGACAAGCAGGGTTTCCCCATGAAGCAGG gtgtccttctccagcacCGAACCAGGCTCCTCCTTTCCGACGGCCACTCTTGTTACCGAGCCCGTCGTGACggtgagaggaagaggaagtctGTCCGTGGCTGCATTGTCGGCAATGACATTGGTGTCCTCGCCGTCGCCATTGTCAAGCAGGGTGCCAATGAGCTTCCCGGTCTTACCGATGTCGTTCTCCCCAAGCGACTTGGTCCTAAGCGTGCCACCAAGATCCGCAAGTTCTTCAACTTGTCCAAGGAGGATGACGTTACCAAGTTTGTCGTCCGACGAGAGGTTACCAAAAAGAACGGCAAGACCACCACTAAGGCCCCCAAGATCCAG CGTCTTGTCACCCCCTTGCGTCTCCAGAGGAAGCGACACCTCCGATCcctcaagaagaggaggactGAGGCTCAGAAGGAGACCGTTGCCGAGTACAACGCTGCTGTTGCCAAGCACgccgaggagaagaaggttcaCAACGCCGCCGTCAAGGCCGCCAAGAAGGCCCGCAG GTCCGCCTAA
- a CDS encoding FK506-binding protein 4: protein MPLAMNLWSLTLLPGQQYPTYVRRDFQITNAALGEELRSKDGRSVVKVTHNPISQSMLESDDEWSDDDEDEDVLSEEDDEEMDVEDVKQKKGKTVEKEEEEEEGESEEEDEDDFEDELEETNVLCSLTAGKTEQASLNLTFVRGEVVVFETTGDNVVHLMGNYIQQDEDSDDESDSDFDGEDDYSELYGSDDDLELDSEEEAAVAKITEIPDEPTPKSKKALPVADKKTAAEAKPAQKRKAEELESPAKEDAGLSKAQKKKLAKKAKVEGEKAEEKPIAAAAEKSAAKKETKAPQKKTLPSGLIIEDIKIGDGPVAKTGKRLGMRYIGKLTNGKQFDANTSGKPFSFVLGKGEVIRGWDEGLAGMAVGGERRLTIPAPLAYGNQKIPGIPKNSTLKFDVKLVSIN from the exons aTGCCTCTTGCTATGAACCTTTGG AGCTTGACCCTCCTCCCTGGTCAACAATACCCCACCTATGTCCGACGTGACTTCCAGATCACCAACGCTGCTCTCGGTGAGGAGCTTCGCTCTAAGGACGGCCGTTCTGTCGTTAAGGTTACCCACAACCCCATCTCTCAATCAATGTTGGAGAGCGATGACGAATGGagtgatgacgatgaggatgaggatgttctttctgaagaggatgacgaagagatgGACGTTGAGGATgtaaagcaaaagaagggtaagacggttgagaaggaggaggaagaggaggaaggggagagcgaggaagaggacgaggatgactTCGAAGATGAGTTGGAGGAGACCAATGTTCTCTGCTCCCTTACTGCTGGCAAG ACCGAACAAGcttctctcaacctcacTTTCGTCCGTGGCGAGGTTGTCGTGTTTGAGACCACTGGTGACAA CGTCGTTCACCTTATGGGCAACTATATCCAACAGGACGAAGACTCTGACGACGAGTCTGACTCTGACTTCGATGGCGAGGATGATTACTCTGAGCTTTACGGCTCTGATGAcgaccttgagcttgattctgaggaggaagctgcCGTCGC TAAGATCACTGAGATCCCCGACGAACCCACTCCCAAGTCCAAGAAGGCCCTTCCTGTTGCGGACAAAAAGACTGCCGCCGAAGCCAAGCCTGCCCAAAAACGCAAGGCTGAAGAGCTTGAGTCTCCCGCTAAGGAGGATGCCGGTTTGAGCAAAgctcagaagaagaagctcgcCAAGAAGGCTAAGGTTGAGGGCGAAAAGGCCGAGGAAAAACccattgctgctgctgccgagAAGTCTGCcgcaaagaaggagactaAAGCTCCCCAGAAG AAAACCCTTCCTTCTGGTCTAATCATCGAGGACATCAAGATTGGCGACGGCCCCGTTGCCAAAACCGGCAAGCGTCTGGGCATGCG ATACATCGGCAAGCTCACCAACGGAAAGCAGTTTGATGCTAACACCTCCGGCaaacccttctctttcgtcCTTGGCAAGGGTGAGGTTATCAGGGGTTGGGATGAAGGTTTGGCCGGCATGGCGGTCGGTGGCGAGAGAAGGTTGACC ATTCCCGCCCCTTTGGCTTACGGTAACCAGAAGATTCCTGGTATCCCCAAGAA CTCCACTCTCAAGTTTGATGTCAAGCTTGTCTCTATCAACTAG
- a CDS encoding ATP-dependent RNA helicase DRS1 — MADDFITTIDSDDEVSNYGEPSGLPKIKDDELDPDFEFDFGGGRSEGLDLWGGDEVQGVKKGNEPINVDDIIERKRGKPIRAFKDRKRKRDEDIASEDGLAEEDEEEEGDLSDNSDVMTSGDSEEDQMDIDMTDGDSEEEDENEIEGFESEDESEDEEDDDNAQETNEDVDSDSESEEETAAEIARKDAFFSSDPTTADPTLPTSFTAMNLSRPLLRALTSLQFTAPTPIQARAIPLALLGRDILGSAVTGSGKTAAFMVPILERLCYRDRGRGGAACRVLVLCPTRELAVQCEAVGKALTEKGGLDVRFALLVGGLSLNAQAHTLRTLPDILIATPGRLIDHLTNTPSFTLSALDVLVIDEADRMLEAGFTDELEEIIKACPRSRQTMLFSATMTDSVDELVKLSLDKPIRVFVDPKRNTAKGLTQEFVRIRSDDSRSPSLLALCKRTIREKCIIFFRSKALAHQMRIVFGLFGLKAAELHGNLTQEQRLQALNDFKAGTVDYLLATDLASRGLDIKGVETVINYDMPGQLAQYTHRVGRTARAGRKGRSISLVGEADRKMLKAAIKQAEVDQVRHRIIPSEAVTAMKEKLEGFKDDIQEVLKEEKEEKLLRQADMEIKKGQNMVEHEAEIFSRPARTWFQSGKEKQASKNASKDAYVGSFPSKDKSTEKEKEKLKRGKYDGLSRRLKRRKMAIEEDAADAAAARKTEMGIRAAKKNALPRKITESQPRLDKAGKGKDKKKGKAKRVTGGKGSAFDSEGKKSHEGMRAKPAKVNLDKGKKKGGKGKGRK, encoded by the exons ATGGCCGACGACTTTATCACTACCATTGACTCCGATGACGAAGTCTCGAACTACGGTGAGCCAAGCGGATTACCAAAGATCAAGGACGACGAGTTAGACCCAGACTTTGAATTCGATTTCGGAGGAGGCAGATCTGAGGGACTTGACCTTTGGGGAGGGGACGAAGTTCAAGGCGTGAAAAAGGGTAATGAG CCTATCAATGTCGACGACATCATTGAGCGAAAACGTGGAAAACCCATTAGAGCGTTCAAGGACCGAAAGAGAAAACgagatgaagacattgCCTCGGAGGATGGCCtggctgaggaagatgaagaggaggaaggggatCTTAGCGATAACTCAGATGTCATGACATCTGGCGacagtgaagaagaccaaatGGACATTGACATGACTGACGGGgacagtgaagaagaggatgagaatgaaatCGAGGGCTTTGAAAGCGAagatgagagtgaagatgaggaagacgatgacAATGCTCAGGAGACAAATGAGGACGTCGACTCTGATTCGGAAtccgaggaagagactGCTGCTGAGATCGCTCGCAAAGACGCATTCTTTTCGTCGGATCCAACAACAGCCGACCCTACACTCCCTACTTCGTTCACCGCTATGAACctctctcgtcctcttctccgaGCCCTCACTTCCCTCCAATTCACTGCACCTACACCTATCCAGGCACGTGCCAtccctcttgcccttctgGGCAGAGATATTCTCGGTTCTGCTGTGACAGGTTCCGGTAAGACCGCTGCCTTCATGGTTCCCATCCTCGAACGATTATGCTATCGAGACAGAGGCAGGGGAGGAGCCGCATGCCGTGTCCTCGTTCTGTGTCCCACACGAGAGCTTGCAGTCCAATGTGAAGCTGTTGGAAAGGCTCTAACCGAGAAGGGTGGCCTAGACGTCCGTTTCGCCCTCTTGGTCGGTGGTCTTTCCCTCAATGCCCAAGCACATACACTCCGTACTCTACCCGATATCCTTATTGCCACTCCCGGACGATTGATTGATCACCTTACCAACACCCCGAGCTTTACACTTTCCGCTCTCGATGTTTTGGTAATCGACGAGGCGGACCGAATGCTTGAAGCGGGTTTTACCGATGAATTAGAGGAGATCATTAAGGCATGTCCTCGCTCTCGACAAACTATGCTATTCTCCGCCACAATGACAGATTCAGTGGACGAGCTTGTGAAGCTTTCTTTGGATAAACCTATCCGAGTCTTTGTTGATCCCAAGCGCAACACCGCCAAGGGACTGACCCAAGAGTTTGTCAGAATCCGTTCGGACGATTCGAGATCTCCCAGTTTGTTGGCACTATGTAAGAGGACAATCAGGGAAAAATGTATCATATTTTTCAGGAGTAAAGCCCTTGCGCACCAAATGAGGATCGTTTTCGGTTTGTTCGGGTTGAAAGCGGCAGAGCTTCACGGTAATCTCACACAAGAACAG CGTCTCCAAGCCCTCAATGACTTCAAAGCTGGCACTGTCGATTACCTTCTTGCGACCGATCTGGCGTCTCGTGGTCTTGATATCAAGGGTGTTGAAACAGTTATTAATTATGACATGCCTGGTCAACTCGCTCAGTATACTCATCGAGTTGGACGTACTGCCCGTGCTGGCCGCAAGGGTCGCTCTATCTCTTTGGTTGGCGAAGCTGATaggaagatgctgaaggCCGCTATCAAGCAGGCGGAAGTGGACCAGGTGAGGCATAGGATCATACCTAGTGAAGCTGTAACTGCcatgaaagaaaagcttGAAGGATTCAAGGACGACATCCAGGAAGtcttgaaggaggagaaggaggaaaaacTT CTCCGACAAGCAGACATGGAAATTAAGAAGGGGCAGAATATGGTTGAGCATGAGGCTGAAATCTTTTCAAGGCCCGCTAGAACTTGGTTCCAGTctggaaaggaaaagcaaGCTTCAAAGA ATGCCAGCAAAGACGCCTACGTCGGTTCTTTCCCGTCTAAGGACAAATCtacagaaaaagaaaaagagaaactCAAGCGAGGCAAGTACGATGGGCTGTCTCGTCGTCTCAAGAGGCGCAAGATGGccattgaagaggatgctGCCGatgccgctgctgctcgAAAGACTGAAATGGGTATCCGAGCTGCTAAGAAGAATGCTCTTCCCAGGAAGATTACTGAATCTCAACCCAGACTGGACAAAGccggcaagggcaaggacaaaaagaagggtAAAGCAAAAAGAGTAACcggagggaagggaagcgCATTCGACAgtgagggaaagaagtcACACGAAGGAATGAGGGCGAAACCTGCCAAGGTCAACTTAgataaggggaagaagaaaggaggtaaagggaagggaaggaagtaG
- a CDS encoding aconitate hydratase, mitochondrial codes for MVSSRYLVRGANSLSRQSMIAKRSMATVQSSIGEKKVEMSNLEKGKYINYQRIEDNLQVVRSRLNRPLTLAEKIVYGHLDNPHEQDIERGVSYLKLRPDRVACQDATAQMAILQFMSAGLPQTAVPTSVHCDHLIQAQVGGKADLARAIDINKEVYDFLATACAKYGIGFWKPGSGIIHQIILENYAVPGLMMIGTDSHTPNAGGLGMVACGVGGADAVDVMADIPWELKAPKVIGVYLDGKMSGWTTPKDVILKVAGILTVKGGTGAIIEYHGPGVESLSCTGMATICNMGAEIGATTSLFPFNHRMSSYLKATNRPAIAQYAEEFNHNLQPDQGCEYDQRIEINLSELEPHINGPFTPDLATPLSKFADEVKRHSWPQELKVGLIGSCTNSSYEDMSRSAHIAREAASHGLTAKSKFTITPGSEQVRATIARDGMVDDFEKVGGVVLANACGPCIGQWDRRDVKKGEANSIITSYNRNFTGRNDANPATHAFVASPDLVTAMIFAGDLTFNPMTDSLKGADGKEFRFSDPSGYELPAKGYDPGENTFQAPPADGTTVSVAVNPSSDRLQLLKPFKPWDGKDIIEAPVLIKAKGKCTTDHISAGGPWLKYRGHLENISQNCLIGAINADNGEANKVLNQETGEYGPVPTVGAYYRDHNIPWVVVGDENYGEGSSREHAALEPRFLGGRAVICRSFARIHETNLKKQGMLPLWFKNPADYDKISGTDKISILDLQNFKPGQDIKVEITHKDGSKEQFLTTSSINEGQWGWFKAGSALNMMASAAKARAEKQA; via the exons ATGGTTTCCTCTCGGTACCTCGTCCGAGGAGCGAACTCCCTCTCCCGCCAGTCCATGATCGCCAAGCGATCCATGGCCACTGTGCAGTCTTCCATCGGTGAAAAGAAGGTCGAGATGTCTAACCTCGAAAAGGGAAAATACATCAACTATCAAAGAATTGAAGACAACCTTCAGGTAGTGAGGTCCAG GCTCAACCGACCGCTCACTCTTGCCGAGAAGATTGTGTACGGCCATTTGGACAACCCTCATGAGCAAGATATTGAACGTGGTGTCTCTTATCTTAAGCTTCGACCTGAT CGTGTTGCGTGCCAGGATGCCACCGCCCAAATGGCTATCCTTCAGTTCATGTCTGCTGGTCTTCCTCAGACTGCTGTTCCCACTTCCGTCCACTGTGATCACCTTATTCAGGCTCAGGTCGGTGGTAAGGCCGATTTGGCTCGTGCCATTGACATTAACAAGGAGGTTTACGACTTCCTTGCCACTGCCTGTGCCAAGTACGGCATTGGTTTCTGGAAGCCCGGATCTGGTATTAT CCACCAAATTATCCTTGAAAACTACGCCGTGCCTGGTCTTATGATGATCGGTACTGACTCCCACACTCCTAACGCTGGTGGTCTCGGTATGGTTGCTTGCGGTGTTGGTGGTGCCGACGCTGTCGACGTCATGGCCGATATCCCTTGGGAACTTAAGGCTCCCAAGGTTATTGGTGTCTACCTTGACGGTAAGATGAGCGGATGGACTACTCCTAAGG ACGTTATCCTCAAGGTTGCCGGTATCCTCACTGTCAAGGGTGGTACTGGTGCTATCATTGAGTACCACGGTCCTGGTGTCGAGTCTCTCTCTTGTACCGGTATGGCTACCATCTGTAACATGGGAGCTGAAATTGGTGCCACCACctcactcttccccttcaacCACCGAATGAGCAGCTACCTCAAGGCCACCAACCGTCCTGCTATTGCGCAATACGCCGAAGAATTCAACCACAACCTTCAACCTGACCAGGGTTGTGAGTATGACCAGAGGATTGAGATCAACCTCTCTGAGCTCGAGCCCCACATCAACGGTCCCTTCACCCCTGACCTTGCCACTCCCCTCTCCAAGTTTGCCGATGAGGTCAAGAGGCACTCTTGGCCTCAAGAGCTCAAGGTCGGTCTCATTGGCTCTTGCACCAACTCTTCTTACGAGGACATGTCTCGATCTGCCCACATTGCCAGGGAGGCCGCTTCCCACGGTCTTACCGCCAAGTCGAAGTTCACCATTACCCCCGGTTCCGAGCAGGTCCGCGCTACCATTGCTCGAGACGGTATGGTTGATGACTTTGAAAAGGTTGGTGGTGTCGTTCTTGCCAACGCTTGTGGCCCTTGTATCGGTCAATGGGACAGGCGAGATgtcaagaagggcgagGCCAACTCTA TCATCACCTCCTACAACCGAAACTTCACTGGTCGAAACGATGCCAACCCGGCCACCCATGCCTTTGTTGCCTCCCCTGACCTTGTCACTGCCATGATCTTTGCTGGTGACCTCACTTTCAACCCTATGACTGATTCTCTCAAGGGTGCCGACGGCAAGGAGTTCAGGTTCTCTGACCCCTCTGGCTATGAGCTCCCTGCCAAGGGCTACGACCCGGGAGAGAACACCTTCCAGGCTCCTCCCGCTGACGGCACCACCGTCTCCGTCGCTGtcaacccttcttctgatcGACTTCAGCTCTTGAAGCCCTTCAAGCCTTGGGACGGCAAGGACATTATTGAGGCTCCTGTTCTTATCAAGGCTAAGGGCAAGTGCACCACTGACCACATTTCTGCTGGTGGTCCCTGGCTCAAGTACCGAGGTCACCTTGAAAACATTTCCC AGAACTGTTTGATCGGTGCCATCAACGCTGACAACGGTGAGGCCAACAAGGTTCTTAACCAGGAGACTGGCGAGTATGGTCCTGTCCCCACTGTTGGCGCGTACTACCGAGACCACAACATCCCCTGGGTCGTTGTCGGTGACGAGAACTATGGTGAAGGCTCTTCCCGTGAACACGCCGCTCTTGAGCCCCGATTCCTTGGTGGCCGAGCTGTCATTTGCCGATCCTTTGCCCGTATCCACGAGACCaacttgaagaagcagggTATGCTTCCTCTTTGGTTCAAGAACCCTGCCGACTATGACAAGATTTCCGGTACCGACAAGATTTCCATCCTTGACCTCCAAAACTTTAAGCCCGGTCAGGACATCAAGGTTGAAATTACCCACAAGGACGGTTCCAAGGAGCAATTCCTTACTACTTCTTCTATCAACGAAGGTCAATGGGGTTGGTTCAAGGCTGGTTCTG CCCTCAACATGATGGCCTCTGCTGCCAAGGCTCGTGCTGAGAAGCAGGCTTAA
- a CDS encoding mitochondrial 37S ribosomal protein mS23, whose product MRKIPSQVPSAVSRLLQGQVISTPPTWFQPVLSHPPPQLPPYQVKSRPRASDPGIKSSDFIDTVPIRAGELERRDKLRGYKQRKGRPLEIAYEEDRVRRQFFKDFPFEALRPVSMVEGREIDVRRKVLGEAWVRLEQRGLYPTVEDCIEFVINLKNTRNVSISEAYALATEEFVSLRGRHQLATLAAEIEGRHYGAEFKPDVFERAFNLEETALETLQPSSSSSSGSSGSAGASPSRVKYREQPRWQWSNTVPPSSLPPTIGGFSAGQEYMSKWKMPEPLRGAAARGGEGDLLSAIPTATVQAPEEALAEEDAKLEDLEILKAALGSSKSSSSV is encoded by the exons ATGCGTAAAATCCCATCCCAAGTCCCATCGGCCGTATCCCGTCTTTTACAAGGCCAAGTCATCTCCACTCCGCCTACATGGTTCCAGCCCGTGTTATCGCACCCACCTCCCCAGCTCCCGCCATACCAAGTCAAATCCCGTCCTCGCGCCTCTGACCCTGGTATCAAGTCTAGCGATTTTATCGACACGGTACCTATCCGTGCTGGAGAATTAGAGCGAAGAGACAAATTGCGGGGATACAAACAGCGTAAAGGCCGCCCGCTGGAGATTGCGTACGAGGAAGATCGGGTGCGGAGGCAGTTTTTCAAGGATTTCCCGTTTGAGGCGTTGAGGCCGGTGAGTATGGTGGAAGGTCGGGAGATTGATGTGAGGCGCAAAGTTTTGGGGGAGGCGTGGGTGAGGTTGGAGCAGAGGGGGTTGTATCCCACCGTCGAGGA CTGTATCGAGTTTGTGATCAATCTGAAAAACACGCGAAATGTTTCCATTTCAGAAGCGTACGCTCTCGCGACTGAAGAGTTTGTGTCGTTGAGGGGCAGACATCAGTTGGCGACGTTGGCGGCGGAGATTGAGGGTCGACACTATGGAGCGGAATTCAAGCCTGATGTCTTT GAACGCGCATTCAACCTCGAAGAAACAGCGCTCGAaactcttcaaccttcctcttcttcttcttccggcTCATCGGGTTCGGCCGGCGCTTCGCCATCTCGTGTCAAGTACCGTGAACAGCCACGATGGCAATGGTCAAACACTGTCCCGCCCTCATCTCTCCCGCCTACCATCGGCGGGTTTTCTGCCGGGCAGGAATACATGTCGAAATGGAAGATGCCAGAACCCTTGCGGGGTGCTGCTGCACGCGGTGGTGAGGGTGATTTGTTGAGTGCTATCCCTACGGCGACGGTGCAAGCACCAGAGGAAGCGTtggcggaagaagatgccaagttggaggatttggagatTCTAAAAGCGGCGTTGGGCAGTTCAAAGTCGTCGTCGTCAGTTTAG
- a CDS encoding cytochrome c peroxidase, mitochondrial codes for MSFRAPNLLRSTVGRRAGQALNLRSQVIRRRFATEGGPELGKPSPQRSSNTGYLLAGFGIAAAGAAYYFYSSGATARDSTGKADTAVRGAVATVEAKTGLRRGKDDYQKVYNRIAETLEKEGYDDGSLAPVLIRLAWHSSGTYNKEDGTGGSNYATMRFKPESDHGANNGLNVAREHMEKIKKEFPWISYGDLWTLGGVCAIQESGGPTIPWRPGRIDGYAAQVTPDGRLPDATQAQDHLRFIFNRMGFNDQEIVALSGAHAMGRCHTTRSGFDGPWTFSPVTFSNQYFALLRDEPWQWRKWNGPAQYEDKKTKTLMMLPTDMALVKDKSFKKFVDVYANDEEKFFNDFSKAFSKLIELGVPERQWAGEPWTMATSE; via the exons ATGTCCTTCAGAGCTCCCAACTTGTTGCGATCCACCGTTGGCCGACGAGCCGGTCAGGCGTTGAACCTGCGTTCTCAGGTTATCCGAAGACGATTTGCAACTGAGGGTGGACCAGAACTT GGTAaaccatctcctcaacgATCCTCTAACACCGGTTATCTCCTCGCAGGTTTCGGTATTGCTGCCGCCGGTGCTGCATACTACTTCTACAGCTCTGGCGCAACCGCGCGTGATTCCACCGGTAAAGCGGACACGGCAGTACGTGGGGCTGTTGCCACGGTTGAGGCCAAGACAGGTCTCAGAAGAGGCAAGGATGACTATCAGAAAGTCTATAACCGGATTGCCGAAActcttgagaaggagggttACGACG ATGGCTCTTTGGCCCCCGTCCTTATTCGCTTGGCTTGGCACTCCTCGGGCACCTATAACAAAGAGGATGGAACTGGAGGCTCGAACTATGCTACCATGAGGTTCAAGCCGGAGTCCGACCACGGCGCGAACAACGGTCTA AACGTTGCCAGGGAACATATggaaaagatcaagaaggaaTTCCCCTGGATCTCTTATGGCGACCTGTGGACTCTCGGTGGTGTCTGTGCCATTCAGGAGTCGGGCGGACCTACCATCCCTTGGAGGCCTGGTAGAATTGACGGTTACGCCGCTCAAGTCACTCCCGATGGTAGGCTGCCTGATGCTactcaagctcaagaccATCTGAGGTTTATCTTCAACCGCATGGG CTTCAATGACCAAGAAATTGTAGCCCTCAGCGGCGCTCACGCCATGGGACGATGTCATACTA CTCGATCGGGCTTTGACGGTCCTTGGACTTTCTCCCCTGTCACCTTTTCCAACCAATactttgctcttcttcgcgACGAGCCTTGGCAGTGGAGGAAATG GAACGGACCTGCCCAGTACgaagacaagaagacaaagacCTTGATGATGCTTCC TACGGATATGGCACTCGTCAAGGACAAGTCCTTCAAGAAATTCGTTGACGTCTATGCAAACGACGAAGAGAAGTTTTTTAACGA CTTCTCTAAAGCGTTCTCCAAACTCATCGAGCTTGGTGTCCCTGAGAGGCAGTGGGCCGGTGAACCTTGGACTATGGCAACCAGCGAATAA